A single Macaca mulatta isolate MMU2019108-1 chromosome 15, T2T-MMU8v2.0, whole genome shotgun sequence DNA region contains:
- the IFNA10 gene encoding interferon alpha-4 precursor (The RefSeq protein has 1 substitution compared to this genomic sequence), which produces MALSFSLLMAVVVLSYKSICSLGCDLPQTHSLGNRRALILLAQMGRISPFSCLKDRHDFGFPQEEFDGNQFQTAQAMSVLHEMIQQTFNLFSTKDSSAAWEQNLLEKFSTELYQQLSDLEACVIQEAGVGETPLMNEDSILAVRKYFQRITLYLMEKKYSPCAWEVVRAEIMRSLSFSTNLQKRLRKKN; this is translated from the coding sequence ATGGCCCTGTCCTTTTCTTTACTGATGGCCGTGGTGGTGCTCAGCTACAAATCCATCTGCTCTCTGGGCTGTGATCTGCCCCAGACCCACAGCCTGGGTCATAGGAGGGCCTTGATACTCCTGGCACAAATGGGAAGGATCTCTCCTTTCTCCTGTCTGAAGGACAGACATGACTTTGGATTCCCCCAGGAGGAGTTTGATGGCAACCAGTTCCAGACGGCTCAAGCCATGTCTGTCCTCCATGAGATGATCCAGCAGACCTTCAATCTCTTCAGCACAAAGGACTCATCTGCTGCTTGGGAACAGAACCTCCTAGAAAAATTTTCCACCGAACTTTACCAGCAACTGAGTGACTTGGAAGCCTGTGTGATACAGGAGGCCGGGGTGGGAGAGACTCCACTGATGAATGAGGACTCCATCCTGGCTgtgaggaaatacttccaaagaATCACTCTCTATCTGATGGAGAAGAAATACAGcccttgtgcctgggaggttgtCAGAGCAGAAATCATGAGATCCCTCTCTTTTTCAACAAACTTGCAAAAAAGATTAAGGAAGAAGAATTGA
- the LOC710568 gene encoding interferon alpha-4-like, which produces MALSFSLLMAVVVLSYKSICSLGCDLPQTHSLGHRRALILLAQMQRISLPSCLKDRHDFAFPQEEFDGNQFQKAEAISVLHEMIQQTFNLFSTKDSSAAWDETLLDKFYIELFQQLNDLEACVIQEAGVEETPLMNEDSILAVRKYFQRITLYLMEKKYSPCAWEVVRAEIMRSLSFSTNLQKRLRRKD; this is translated from the coding sequence ATGGCCCTGTCCTTTTCTTTACTGATGGCCGTGGTGGTGCTCAGCTACAAATCCATCTGCTCTCTGGGCTGTGATCTGCCTCAGACCCACAGCCTGGGTCATAGGAGGGCCTTGATACTCCTGGCACAAATGCAAAGAATCTCTCTTCCCTCCTGCCTGAAGGACAGGCATGACTTTGCATTCCCCCAGGAGGAGTTTGATGGCAACCAGTTCCAGAAGGCTGAAGCCATCTCTGTCCTCCATGAGATGATCCAGCAGACCTTCAATCTCTTCAGCACAAAGGACTCATCTGCTGCTTGGGATGAGACCCTCCTAGACAAATTCTACATTGAACTTTTCCAGCAACTGAATGACCTGGAAGCCTGTGTGATACAGGAGGCTGGGGTAGAAGAGACTCCCCTGATGAATGAGGACTCCATCCTGGCTgtgaggaaatacttccaaagaATCACTCTCTATCTGATGGAGAAGAAATACAGcccttgtgcctgggaggttgtCAGAGCAGAAATCATGAGATCCCTCTCTTTTTCAACAAACTTGCAAAAAAGATTAAGGAGGAAGGATTGA
- the LOC710487 gene encoding interferon alpha-14, whose translation MHRARSSENLQPRVQGYSSSTSPAASSGFPMALPFALMMALLVLSYKSSCSLGCNPSQTHNMNNRRTLMLMAQMRRISPFSCLKDRNDFEFPQEEFDGNQFQNTQAISLLHEMIQQTFNLFSTKDSSAAWDETLLDKFYIELFQQLNDLEACVIQEAGVEETPLMNEDSILAVRKYFQRITLYLTEKKYSPCAWEVVRAEIMRSLSFSTNLQKRLRRKD comes from the coding sequence ATGCACAGAGCAAGGTCTTCAGAAAACTTACAGCCCAGGGTTCAGGGTTACTCCTCATCAACCAGCCCAGCAGCATCTTCAGGATTCCCAATGGCATTGCCCTTTGCTTTAATGATGGCCCTGCTGGTGCTTAGCTACAAGTCAAGCTGCTCTCTGGGCTGTAATCCATCTCAAACCCACAACATGAATAACAGGAGGACTTTGATGCTCATGGCACAAATGAGGAGAATCTCTCCTTTTTCATGCCTGAAGGACAGAAATGACTTTGAATTTCCCCAGGAGGAGTTTGATGGCAACCAGTTCCAGAATACTCAAGCCATCTCTCTCCTCCATGAGATGATCCAGCAGACCTTCAATCTCTTCAGCACAAAGGACTCATCTGCTGCTTGGGATGAGACCCTCCTAGACAAATTCTACATTGAACTTTTCCAGCAACTGAATGACCTGGAAGCCTGTGTGATACAGGAGGCTGGGGTAGAAGAGACTCCCCTGATGAATGAGGACTCCATCCTGGCTgtgaggaaatacttccaaagaATCACTCTCTATCTGACGGAGAAGAAATACAGcccttgtgcctgggaggttgtCAGAGCAGAAATCATGAGATCCCTCTCTTTTTCAACAAACTTGCAAAAAAGATTAAGGAGGAAGGATTGA